The following proteins come from a genomic window of Thermofilaceae archaeon:
- the fni gene encoding type 2 isopentenyl-diphosphate Delta-isomerase, with the protein MSILSSRVQRLLARKDDHILFSLQPDSQFKVKTSWFEYVEFVHVAAPEMNMSDATLTTDFFGFKLRAPLMISGMTGGTQLAKKLNLIFARVAEDMGIAVGVGSQRAALEAPEVRDTFSVVREAAVSVPVIANIGASQLAEGLSLDAVEDIVEMVDADAIAVHLNPLQEALQPEGEARYAGLLERLRELIDRAPVPVIVKETGAGISRETAEKLAAIGVKGIDVGGAGGTSFARIEGLRALLKGDPLLLQLCEDFSEWGIPTAASILEVRAASSNLLVIATGGLRNGIDAGKALRLGADICGFAYPVLRAAMEGGYQGALNYVRRVIEGLRRVLFLTNSRNLNELKRARIVIKGELREWVLSRKLPVVI; encoded by the coding sequence GTGAGCATCTTGAGCTCACGAGTACAGAGACTGTTGGCCAGGAAGGACGACCATATACTGTTTTCCCTTCAGCCAGACTCGCAGTTTAAGGTGAAAACCAGTTGGTTTGAGTACGTAGAGTTCGTTCACGTGGCCGCACCAGAAATGAACATGAGCGATGCAACGCTCACTACCGACTTCTTTGGCTTTAAACTGCGCGCGCCCCTTATGATCTCCGGCATGACTGGAGGAACACAGCTGGCCAAAAAGCTCAACCTAATCTTCGCGCGCGTCGCAGAGGATATGGGTATCGCAGTGGGCGTGGGCAGCCAGAGAGCCGCCCTAGAGGCCCCAGAAGTGAGAGACACGTTTAGCGTTGTAAGAGAAGCCGCGGTCAGCGTGCCCGTCATAGCAAACATTGGGGCTAGCCAGCTAGCTGAAGGGTTGAGCTTGGACGCTGTCGAGGACATAGTCGAAATGGTCGACGCGGATGCCATTGCCGTCCACTTAAACCCCCTCCAAGAAGCCCTTCAACCCGAAGGGGAGGCTAGGTACGCGGGACTGCTGGAGCGATTGAGGGAGCTCATAGATCGGGCCCCCGTACCGGTAATCGTGAAGGAGACCGGTGCGGGGATCAGCCGCGAGACGGCAGAGAAGTTGGCGGCAATCGGTGTGAAAGGGATCGATGTGGGAGGGGCGGGGGGGACTTCATTCGCTAGGATTGAGGGGCTACGCGCGCTCTTGAAGGGCGATCCCTTACTGTTGCAACTTTGCGAAGATTTCTCAGAATGGGGTATTCCAACGGCAGCAAGCATTCTCGAGGTAAGAGCTGCGTCAAGTAATCTCCTCGTAATAGCCACGGGAGGGCTTAGAAACGGCATTGACGCTGGTAAGGCACTTAGACTCGGGGCCGATATTTGCGGCTTCGCGTACCCGGTTCTACGCGCGGCGATGGAAGGGGGTTACCAAGGTGCCTTAAACTACGTCCGCAGAGTGATCGAAGGTTTAAGGCGAGTGCTCTTCCTCACCAACTCGAGAAACCTCAACGAGCTGAAAAGAGCACGTATAGTGATTAAAGGTGAACTAAGGGAATGGGTGCTGAGCCGCAAACTACCGGTTGTGATTTAA
- a CDS encoding metallophosphoesterase family protein, translating to MKPYTVFASDPAILVSDTHYRPGSRIIRTIIALAASRGAETLIVLGDLFDDLHRPLSASGVGEALRRIFKGVKGLRVIFVTSLSSHDPILREPAHFKSDELDLQVYPGPVIAQLGGLTAFLTHGDLALRNGAQAFLINFLMKSLGKELFLEKALRRKLRLPADWWLFMGHTHIPGIDYEARVANTGSWRESWVLGMPYWRPPSNTYLFVESGRVELCQELFKAKRRGHETWLRRSVRKTSQR from the coding sequence GTGAAACCATACACAGTGTTCGCCAGCGATCCAGCAATCCTCGTTTCAGACACGCATTACCGCCCGGGTAGTCGGATTATTCGAACGATCATCGCTTTAGCGGCCAGCAGGGGGGCGGAGACCCTGATCGTGCTCGGCGATCTCTTCGACGACTTGCACAGGCCTTTGAGCGCGAGCGGGGTGGGGGAGGCGCTGAGACGCATCTTCAAGGGGGTGAAAGGTCTACGGGTAATTTTCGTGACAAGCCTCTCCAGCCACGACCCCATTCTTCGGGAGCCTGCGCACTTCAAGTCCGATGAGTTGGATTTGCAGGTGTACCCGGGCCCGGTTATCGCGCAGTTAGGAGGGCTTACAGCCTTCCTAACGCACGGAGATTTGGCGCTGCGAAACGGAGCACAAGCCTTCCTCATCAACTTCCTAATGAAATCCCTGGGAAAGGAGCTGTTCCTGGAGAAAGCGTTGAGAAGGAAGCTGCGACTACCAGCGGATTGGTGGTTGTTCATGGGACACACGCACATACCCGGAATCGATTACGAGGCGAGGGTTGCGAACACCGGTAGCTGGCGCGAAAGTTGGGTCCTCGGGATGCCCTACTGGCGCCCTCCATCCAACACGTACCTCTTCGTGGAGTCTGGCCGCGTGGAGCTGTGCCAAGAACTTTTTAAAGCGAAGCGCAGAGGCCACGAAACGTGGCTGAGGAGGAGCGTGCGAAAGACATCACAAAGATAA
- the rpsB gene encoding 30S ribosomal protein S2, with protein sequence MAEEERAKDITKIREELKEVELLVPLEMYLAAGVRIGTRMKSAFMKRFIYGVRPDGLYLLNVLETDNRLRIAARVIARYTPSRVVVVSARQYGFRPVQRFCAFTGCVPILGRFPPGALTNPKLPSYVEADLLVVTDPRVDTQAINEAAKVGIPVVAFCDTDSPLEFVDLVIPANNRGRRALALLYWLLARQVLRERGELPPTGELPVPPEDFEAKVLITGEVI encoded by the coding sequence GTGGCTGAGGAGGAGCGTGCGAAAGACATCACAAAGATAAGAGAGGAGCTGAAAGAGGTAGAACTCCTTGTACCACTGGAGATGTACCTCGCAGCCGGAGTCAGGATCGGTACCCGCATGAAAAGCGCTTTCATGAAGCGCTTCATCTACGGTGTCCGACCCGATGGACTCTACTTGCTCAACGTGCTAGAGACAGACAATCGGTTGAGGATCGCGGCCCGCGTTATAGCGCGGTACACCCCTTCGCGGGTGGTGGTAGTATCAGCTAGGCAGTACGGCTTTAGACCGGTTCAGCGCTTCTGCGCCTTTACCGGTTGCGTACCCATCTTGGGCAGGTTCCCCCCGGGTGCCTTAACCAACCCTAAGTTACCCAGCTACGTTGAGGCGGACCTCCTCGTCGTGACAGACCCGAGAGTGGATACACAGGCTATTAACGAGGCGGCAAAAGTGGGCATCCCGGTCGTAGCCTTCTGCGACACCGATAGCCCGTTGGAGTTCGTTGACCTAGTTATTCCCGCCAACAATAGGGGTAGAAGAGCGCTGGCCCTGCTGTACTGGCTGCTGGCAAGGCAGGTACTAAGGGAGAGAGGAGAACTACCGCCCACCGGCGAGCTACCTGTACCGCCGGAGGATTTCGAAGCAAAGGTCTTAATAACTGGAGAGGTCATCTGA
- the amrB gene encoding AmmeMemoRadiSam system protein B, which yields MRIRRPAVAGLFYERSREGLLRQLEEAFLKGPGARLQKPGPYAGSVLGAVVPHAGYVYSGYVAAYSYAEMASSGTPEVVILVGPNHHALGMPVAVSEADAWETPLGTVEVDKEVAKRIIEWSEVAALDDSAHAYEHSLEVQLPFLQYIFGESFKIVPISMYLQEPTVSRRLGRAIARVLKELGVKAYVVASSDFTHYEEARKAAEKDRAAIDAILRLDDRGLYDVIIEKDVTACGYGAIMTLIAAAREMPPVRVKLLKYANSGDVTGDYSEVVGYASICFYREALSSPEP from the coding sequence GTGAGGATCAGGAGGCCCGCAGTCGCTGGGCTATTCTACGAGCGCTCAAGGGAAGGCCTACTAAGGCAGCTTGAGGAGGCCTTTCTCAAGGGACCCGGCGCAAGGCTCCAAAAACCGGGCCCCTATGCTGGCTCCGTACTAGGGGCAGTGGTCCCCCACGCCGGCTACGTGTACTCAGGTTACGTTGCAGCGTACTCGTACGCTGAGATGGCCAGTAGCGGTACCCCAGAAGTTGTCATCCTAGTGGGACCGAACCATCACGCTCTCGGCATGCCTGTAGCTGTATCTGAAGCTGATGCGTGGGAAACCCCGTTGGGCACGGTTGAGGTGGATAAGGAAGTGGCCAAGAGGATTATCGAGTGGAGTGAGGTGGCTGCGCTGGATGACAGCGCCCACGCCTATGAACACTCTCTAGAAGTGCAATTGCCATTCCTGCAATACATATTCGGTGAGAGTTTCAAGATCGTTCCGATCAGCATGTACCTTCAGGAGCCTACGGTATCCAGGAGGTTGGGGAGAGCCATAGCGAGGGTTCTAAAGGAGCTTGGGGTCAAAGCGTACGTAGTGGCTAGCAGCGACTTCACGCACTACGAGGAGGCGCGCAAAGCAGCTGAGAAGGATAGGGCAGCTATAGACGCGATCCTCAGACTCGACGATAGAGGGCTTTACGACGTGATAATCGAGAAAGATGTCACAGCGTGCGGCTACGGTGCGATCATGACGCTCATCGCCGCAGCTAGAGAAATGCCTCCGGTAAGGGTGAAGCTGCTAAAGTACGCGAACTCCGGCGACGTTACCGGTGACTACTCGGAGGTCGTGGGGTACGCCAGCATCTGTTTCTATAGGGAAGCATTATCGTCGCCCGAGCCCTAA
- a CDS encoding NEW3 domain-containing protein, with product MRRAIGLLLFAIFALTAVVSEAQQVTLIGVVTDIEGSPLENAIIEAYRDGSFIGSTRTLKNGYFSLVLPGTGTYEILAYRWGYERKYLKLDLMTTGTTNLGRITLDYALSVNLGTTYIVVDQGSTVELPLIVSNIGAFTILVNVSIDAPPEWSVALLSEQYITIRNLIMNPRDTRTLKVRIRVPGHAEGTNELTLVFSYANVTQRIPLTVETRYRDWELVVPFYSEVTSFAGSKFSIPLKIVNTLERSAVINVSVIPPRGWLARVTINGTQVTSLRLNPGENTVALLTVTLPENVEPGSYVIVLQAKALDIVSRSTVLVHVEPSYDRLEVEAQSQFVVTQPGAKVTIPLRITNDGTRSTIVSFAVSGLPTGYNWIVKDEYENILSAIVIPPKESRNVFLTIDIPQTASPTAVTFVFSAVGTNSSSKIVLGINIIGKPSINIMNQNWEIELTPGSSTIFQLLIENNGQIPLREISISLGNAPLGNMKVDVEPTRVLGLQPGGKAVFTLTVVANDNLEPGRYLIPLVISGEGIREERILAVNVRTGGGIFYSVLSLLVLVLALLAYLLTIRKLRGTAQ from the coding sequence GTGAGGAGGGCGATTGGGCTGCTGCTCTTTGCGATCTTCGCGCTAACAGCGGTAGTATCCGAAGCTCAACAGGTTACACTGATAGGTGTTGTAACGGACATTGAGGGGTCTCCGCTGGAGAATGCAATCATCGAAGCGTACAGGGATGGATCATTCATCGGCTCTACTAGAACCCTTAAGAACGGCTACTTCTCGCTCGTGCTACCCGGGACAGGAACCTACGAGATATTGGCCTACAGATGGGGGTACGAGCGAAAATACCTAAAGCTTGACCTTATGACGACAGGTACAACCAACTTAGGCCGCATAACTCTGGATTACGCACTCAGCGTAAATCTGGGGACCACGTACATCGTTGTAGACCAGGGCTCCACGGTGGAGCTACCCTTGATCGTGTCGAACATAGGCGCGTTCACAATCCTAGTGAATGTGAGCATAGATGCCCCTCCAGAATGGAGTGTAGCGCTTCTGAGCGAGCAGTACATAACCATTAGGAATCTAATAATGAACCCCAGAGACACAAGGACGTTAAAAGTCCGGATACGCGTTCCCGGCCACGCGGAGGGCACAAACGAGCTCACGCTAGTTTTCAGCTACGCTAACGTGACCCAGCGAATACCGTTAACGGTTGAGACGCGTTACAGAGACTGGGAACTCGTAGTACCGTTTTACAGCGAGGTCACCTCGTTTGCTGGCTCTAAGTTTTCCATCCCGTTAAAGATTGTAAACACTTTGGAGCGGAGTGCAGTAATCAATGTCTCGGTGATCCCACCTCGCGGCTGGCTGGCCAGAGTAACTATCAACGGCACGCAAGTAACGTCTTTACGTTTAAATCCCGGTGAAAATACTGTGGCTCTGCTAACCGTAACATTACCTGAAAATGTCGAACCAGGGAGCTACGTAATAGTTTTACAAGCTAAGGCCTTAGATATAGTTTCACGCTCGACAGTTCTCGTCCACGTTGAACCAAGCTACGATCGTTTGGAGGTAGAAGCGCAGTCCCAATTCGTAGTGACTCAACCCGGCGCTAAAGTGACGATACCTCTACGAATCACTAACGATGGGACACGCTCTACAATTGTTAGTTTCGCTGTTAGTGGCCTACCTACGGGTTATAACTGGATCGTAAAGGATGAGTACGAAAATATTCTTTCAGCCATAGTAATTCCCCCCAAAGAATCCCGTAACGTTTTCTTAACGATAGATATACCTCAGACAGCCTCCCCTACAGCAGTAACATTCGTATTTTCTGCTGTAGGTACCAACAGCAGTTCAAAGATAGTTTTAGGTATTAACATTATTGGAAAACCATCAATAAATATTATGAATCAGAATTGGGAGATTGAATTAACACCAGGATCTTCAACTATATTTCAACTTTTGATAGAGAATAATGGTCAAATACCATTAAGGGAAATAAGTATTTCATTGGGTAATGCACCGTTAGGGAACATGAAAGTGGATGTTGAGCCCACGCGTGTGCTAGGCCTTCAACCGGGGGGCAAGGCAGTGTTCACATTAACAGTAGTCGCTAACGATAATCTCGAGCCGGGTAGGTACCTTATCCCCCTGGTGATTAGCGGTGAGGGCATAAGGGAGGAGCGGATATTGGCCGTGAACGTTAGGACTGGAGGCGGGATCTTCTACTCAGTGCTATCGTTACTTGTGCTCGTACTAGCTCTTCTTGCTTACCTACTCACGATAAGGAAGCTGAGAGGGACTGCTCAATGA
- a CDS encoding radical SAM protein: protein MKLVKEINVIKKSYRRGRLEVAVAYPSVYEAAARSLSVQMLYFYLNSFDEISAERFVLRKLRGAEPPAVSLESGRPLRDFRLIVFSVHYEPDYVNIVRLLLAGGVDPLAEKREHVVVVGGPPVIANPEPLSRIADVLVVGEIESTMPILVEQAVTYAGDKRAFLDSLKPEQGFYVPSRGDEQVSFNYPAELPLEFHPAAQFQPENGEWRRTTIIEVARGCSRRCRFCMEGHIFTPQRDRPLEQIVQLAEKGSRFNGSNQLTLVALSLFDHREADRILETLIESGYKISLPSLRIDTLTRERIELLAKSGQKTLVLAPETANVGLSLVLGKPLLEERLLEATREARRAGFKSLKLYFMVGLPGEGDVRAIANLVKRISEHSGFRGERELKLSVSVFVPKPQTPMQWFGMEDPRTVRRKLEALVSALGGIADVRPYKPAWAYVQCVLSRGGSELTDVLIEWALRGGGLHGWREAARGNGLDTDAYTRPLDPGAEVPWAKVRLRYPREYLERSYLLCMKQISELG, encoded by the coding sequence GTGAAGCTGGTAAAAGAGATCAACGTGATCAAGAAATCGTATAGGAGGGGGCGCCTCGAAGTTGCGGTAGCCTACCCCTCCGTCTACGAGGCTGCAGCGAGAAGTTTGTCAGTTCAGATGCTGTATTTCTACTTGAACTCTTTCGATGAGATCTCGGCCGAGAGGTTTGTTCTAAGGAAGTTAAGGGGCGCAGAGCCCCCGGCTGTTAGCTTGGAGAGCGGACGACCCCTTAGGGATTTCCGGTTGATTGTATTCTCCGTCCACTACGAGCCAGACTACGTGAACATTGTGAGGCTCCTGCTGGCTGGCGGCGTTGATCCTCTCGCTGAGAAGCGTGAGCACGTTGTAGTGGTAGGAGGTCCGCCCGTAATAGCCAACCCCGAGCCCTTGAGCAGGATAGCGGACGTGCTCGTCGTGGGTGAAATCGAGAGCACGATGCCCATTCTAGTGGAGCAAGCTGTCACCTACGCTGGCGATAAGCGGGCGTTTCTCGACAGCTTAAAGCCCGAGCAGGGATTTTACGTGCCTTCAAGGGGGGATGAGCAAGTATCCTTCAACTATCCAGCCGAGCTGCCGCTCGAGTTCCACCCCGCGGCTCAATTCCAACCCGAAAACGGTGAGTGGCGCAGAACCACGATTATAGAGGTGGCACGGGGGTGCTCCCGGCGGTGCCGATTCTGCATGGAGGGGCACATTTTCACTCCGCAGCGCGATCGTCCATTGGAGCAGATCGTGCAGTTAGCGGAAAAAGGTTCCCGATTCAACGGCAGCAACCAATTAACGCTTGTGGCGCTCTCCCTGTTCGATCATCGGGAGGCCGATAGGATCCTGGAGACGCTGATCGAGTCTGGGTACAAGATCTCCCTTCCATCGCTAAGGATCGACACTCTAACCAGGGAGCGGATTGAGCTTCTAGCTAAGAGCGGCCAGAAGACGCTAGTTCTCGCCCCCGAAACAGCGAATGTCGGCCTATCACTGGTTCTCGGAAAACCCCTGCTCGAGGAGCGCCTGCTTGAAGCAACGAGAGAGGCTAGGAGAGCGGGCTTCAAATCCCTGAAGCTGTACTTCATGGTTGGGTTGCCGGGAGAGGGGGACGTGAGGGCTATAGCAAACCTCGTGAAAAGGATTTCCGAGCACAGTGGTTTTCGCGGTGAAAGAGAGCTTAAACTGAGCGTCAGCGTTTTCGTGCCGAAACCGCAGACTCCGATGCAATGGTTCGGCATGGAAGACCCGAGGACTGTTAGAAGGAAGCTTGAAGCTCTGGTATCAGCGTTGGGGGGCATAGCCGATGTGAGACCCTACAAGCCAGCATGGGCATACGTGCAATGCGTCTTATCTAGAGGGGGATCGGAGTTAACGGACGTCCTCATCGAGTGGGCCTTGCGCGGTGGTGGCCTCCATGGCTGGCGTGAGGCTGCTAGGGGGAACGGATTGGACACCGATGCGTACACTCGCCCCTTAGATCCTGGTGCGGAAGTCCCTTGGGCTAAAGTGAGGCTACGGTATCCGCGCGAGTACCTTGAAAGGAGCTACCTGCTCTGCATGAAACAAATATCAGAGCTCGGATAG
- a CDS encoding zinc ribbon domain-containing protein, whose protein sequence is MSVFAAPQATVFIDVGEGGNATVRLVIWDNTSGSISVYLPRFEKWSYTFSGGNATIIAIQNTSAYFYNNVTFAYTVTSAHGLILNISYNFPFAALYTSNKGWFMSPLLGASPLSSFSAVITISDLGALRAVTLNGAPVTYAYEGKTLRVPLPTTSAGGVRVTIDFNPDRPIEEVILSESIDGIRVNLQAPYFYRGLLSKIASTVRDATPMLREIFGYSPQNLDFKLFLPTMMDLSALGYVMGEDINAGGEGPVHLNLALVRFKEGYMETTIVHELVHKILGALGVPASRELRWFHEGVAQYVSLKVCKELGLDVNDTIESLEEAAKLFREGIVKPGFVSFWNPSGDEGRYYAASYYIVSSLAEERGGLAFIRRVAEEIRKRGGVRSNEELVEVLSAAAEEDLTPLFKNWGFQVEVTTYRIVTRLTSWWVLTVAAILVVAAVAFSLLIILARGRSARCPYCYAAIPRDAVYCPYCGYPLKHSEERQL, encoded by the coding sequence TTGAGCGTTTTCGCTGCGCCACAGGCTACCGTTTTTATCGATGTAGGCGAGGGTGGAAATGCGACAGTGAGGTTGGTGATCTGGGACAACACGAGTGGGAGCATATCCGTGTACCTCCCCCGTTTCGAGAAGTGGAGTTACACGTTTTCGGGCGGCAATGCCACGATTATTGCGATTCAAAATACCAGTGCCTACTTCTATAACAACGTTACTTTCGCCTACACTGTTACATCGGCCCATGGCCTTATCTTGAACATCAGCTACAACTTCCCCTTCGCTGCCCTCTACACTTCGAATAAAGGGTGGTTCATGTCACCACTCTTGGGTGCGTCACCTCTCTCAAGCTTCTCCGCGGTCATAACGATCTCCGACCTAGGTGCCCTCAGGGCTGTTACGCTCAATGGAGCCCCCGTGACCTATGCGTATGAAGGTAAAACACTGCGCGTGCCGCTACCAACCACTTCGGCAGGAGGTGTGCGCGTTACCATTGATTTCAATCCAGACAGACCAATCGAGGAAGTCATCCTCAGCGAGAGTATCGATGGGATTAGAGTGAACCTGCAAGCACCCTACTTCTACAGGGGGCTACTGAGCAAGATCGCGAGTACGGTGAGGGATGCCACACCGATGCTACGTGAAATCTTCGGTTACAGCCCACAAAACCTGGACTTTAAGCTCTTTCTACCAACGATGATGGATCTGAGCGCGTTAGGCTACGTCATGGGTGAGGACATCAACGCGGGTGGAGAAGGTCCTGTGCACCTCAATTTAGCGTTGGTACGCTTCAAGGAGGGTTACATGGAGACTACGATAGTTCACGAGCTCGTCCATAAGATACTGGGGGCGCTCGGAGTGCCAGCCTCACGCGAGCTGCGCTGGTTCCACGAGGGAGTAGCGCAGTACGTGTCGCTAAAGGTTTGCAAAGAGTTGGGGTTGGACGTTAACGATACCATCGAAAGTCTAGAGGAGGCTGCGAAACTGTTCAGGGAGGGGATTGTAAAACCGGGATTTGTGAGCTTCTGGAACCCATCTGGGGATGAGGGGCGCTACTACGCGGCTTCCTACTACATCGTTTCATCGTTGGCTGAAGAAAGGGGAGGATTGGCCTTCATCCGGCGGGTGGCAGAGGAGATTAGGAAGAGAGGTGGTGTTCGATCAAATGAGGAACTAGTGGAGGTACTGAGTGCTGCGGCGGAAGAAGATCTAACTCCTTTGTTCAAGAATTGGGGTTTCCAGGTCGAAGTAACAACCTACCGTATAGTTACCCGCCTAACTTCCTGGTGGGTTCTCACCGTTGCAGCGATCCTCGTTGTGGCTGCTGTAGCATTCTCTCTGCTCATCATACTTGCAAGGGGGAGATCGGCTAGGTGCCCGTACTGCTATGCAGCTATCCCTAGGGATGCCGTGTACTGCCCATATTGCGGCTACCCCCTGAAGCATAGCGAGGAACGGCAGCTATAA
- the serS gene encoding serine--tRNA ligase — MQRGIGMWSILYYLRNDPEKLRWSQRVRGESTEVVDRALELDTEWRRLRAEIDKLRHERNVLASRIAKATHEERRALIEEARRLDQALNEAERRLQKVEEERDRILRSIPNIVHESVPIGRGEEDNVPVRFWGKPRVWVGYLESFKLQTKGYDVDYELIDWKPLGHADYSEGSMLIDTLRAGKVAGARFYYMFDDFVWLELALVMYALDHLAKKGFRLVIPPYMLRRKPLEGVISFLDFEDMVYKIEGEDLYLIATAEHPLASLHMDETIPRDELPLLYAGLSPCFRKEAGAHGKDTKGIFRVHQFTKVEQFVYCLPDESWEWHERLIRNAEELFQGLGIPYRVVNVCSGDLGVVAAKKYDLEAWMPAQGKYREMVSCSNTTDYQSYRLNIRFAKAKGAPAEGYVHTLNSTAIATTRAITAIVENYQEPDGTVRIPPVLRRYLEVFERAPKDYIEPRNRSQHAT; from the coding sequence GTGCAGAGAGGGATTGGTATGTGGTCGATCCTGTACTACCTGAGGAACGATCCTGAGAAGTTAAGGTGGTCTCAGAGAGTGAGGGGGGAGAGCACAGAGGTCGTTGATAGGGCGTTGGAGCTTGATACGGAGTGGAGAAGGCTTCGCGCCGAGATTGACAAGCTCAGGCACGAGAGGAATGTTCTCGCCAGTAGGATAGCTAAAGCCACCCATGAAGAGAGGCGAGCTTTGATAGAGGAGGCCCGCAGGCTGGATCAAGCCTTGAATGAAGCGGAGAGGAGGCTGCAGAAGGTGGAGGAGGAGAGAGACCGCATTCTAAGATCGATACCGAACATAGTGCATGAATCCGTGCCGATCGGCCGAGGGGAGGAGGATAACGTCCCAGTGCGCTTCTGGGGCAAGCCGAGGGTCTGGGTGGGGTACCTTGAGAGCTTCAAGCTTCAGACGAAGGGTTACGATGTGGATTACGAGCTGATTGATTGGAAGCCGCTAGGGCACGCCGATTACAGCGAAGGCTCGATGCTCATCGATACCTTGAGAGCCGGTAAAGTGGCGGGAGCGCGCTTCTACTACATGTTCGACGATTTCGTGTGGCTCGAGTTAGCGCTCGTAATGTACGCGCTCGACCACCTGGCGAAGAAGGGCTTCCGTCTAGTGATTCCACCTTACATGCTCAGGAGGAAGCCCCTTGAGGGCGTGATCAGCTTCCTAGATTTCGAGGACATGGTGTACAAAATCGAAGGTGAGGACCTGTACCTGATTGCGACTGCGGAGCACCCCTTAGCATCCCTCCACATGGATGAAACGATACCGCGCGATGAATTACCCCTGCTTTACGCCGGGCTGAGCCCATGTTTCAGGAAGGAAGCAGGCGCACATGGCAAGGATACGAAGGGGATATTCAGGGTGCACCAGTTTACGAAGGTTGAGCAGTTCGTATACTGCCTCCCCGACGAATCGTGGGAATGGCACGAGCGCCTCATCAGAAACGCGGAAGAGCTCTTCCAAGGGCTGGGGATCCCCTACCGAGTCGTTAACGTCTGCTCAGGTGATCTCGGAGTAGTCGCAGCTAAGAAGTACGATCTAGAAGCTTGGATGCCGGCTCAGGGCAAGTACAGAGAGATGGTGTCTTGCAGCAACACGACGGACTACCAGTCCTACAGGCTCAACATACGCTTCGCGAAGGCGAAGGGGGCTCCAGCTGAGGGGTACGTTCACACCCTCAATTCCACAGCGATAGCCACCACGAGAGCGATAACGGCTATCGTGGAGAACTACCAGGAGCCTGACGGTACTGTAAGGATCCCCCCTGTGTTAAGAAGGTACTTAGAGGTGTTTGAAAGAGCTCCCAAGGATTACATCGAGCCGCGAAACCGCAGCCAGCATGCTACTTAA